CGACACTCTCAATCACTTATTACCCGTTGAATTTCGTTCGCAGATTGATAACATTCTACAGAGTTTAGAAGGTCTGGATCTGACTCCTCTTGAAGTTACAGAACCTCTTACGTATATATTCAAACATATCGTAATTCGAGATATTGTTTATAATACACTTTTACATTCTACGAGAGAAGACCTGCACAAGAAAATTGCTTCGTTTATCGAAAAAGAAAACGAAAACAATTTAACGGAGATGGCGGACATTCTTGCGTTTCACTATCAGCAGTGTTCTGATTTTGAAAAGGCTTCTAAATATTCTCTGATGGCAGCTCGTAAGGCTAGAAGTAAATACGCAAACAGGGATGCGATTTATCATTACGGTAAAACTTTGGAGACACTTGCTCAGTTCGAAAAAACGAAAAGCGAAACCTATTACGAGATCAAATTGGAACTTGCTCACGTTCACCGTCAGTTCGGTGAATATTCTATCGCTGAAGTTCTTTTTAAAGAATGTTTGGAAAATAAGTCTACTCTCAATTTGATTCGTTCTTATACCGGCTTAGGTCAGGTTTATCAGGAACAAGACGATATTTCTCGCGCAATGGAAACTTTGGAAAACGCGTTAAGAATTACCGGAATTCGTCCGCCTGGAAGTAGACCTGATACGATTCTTAAAATTGTATTACAACTTACTTTAGTTCTTAGATTTTCTCTCTTCGGTCCTTCTTATACTTCCTCTAACAAAGCGGAACGTTTGAGACTCAGATGTATCATTTTAGCTACATTAGCAAAAATGTATATTATGAAAGACGTAAAAAAGTTTGGTTGGTCCGTGTTCACTCAATATAACGCGACTCAAAGATTTGAAGATCCGGTTCGTTCTTCTCTTGCGGAATGCGCCCTAGGTCAAGTTTTTGTGGGAATGAATTTGTTCGGTCCTTCGAAACATTTTTTACTTAAGGGAAGAGAACTCGCCGAAAAAACTGGAGATCCTTATGCGAAAGCGATCAGTCTTTTGGTGCAAGGTGGTTATTATATGATGCTCAACCGTCCTGAATTAGGGCTTCCGTTTCTTCAAGATTCGATTTCTATTTATCGTCAAGTTGGAGAGAAGTGGGATCTTTTGTCTGCGCTTTCTTCGAGCGGATTTCTTTACTATTTTCAATCTGATTTTAGAACCGCAAAACAATACTTTGACGATATTGGAGAAATCGCTAGCGATTTAGGCGCTCAGTTACAACTTAGATGGACTCGAATTTGGTCTCCGTATTTCGGTTATCTTTTAGGAGAAGTGGAGCCTCTCGAACTTGAAAAAAAATTAATCGTAGAAGTGGAAAGGGCGGCTTCGGAAAACGACGTCATGAACGAACTTTCTACGATCAATAAATTGTTGAAGCTTTCTATTTTGGAAGGTTGGCCAGAAAAGGCGGAGTTATGGGCTAGAAGAAGTTATGCAGGATTTCTAAAATGTGAAGTGAAATTTCCTCAACTTCAAATCGGAAACGTATATCTTGCGGAAGCCGCGTTGTACGCACAAAGGGAAAACGGAAATAAAAGCCTTACTAAGATTATCAATTATGGACTTAAGAACGGGTTAAAACTTGGAAAATCGCTTCCGTATTTATATGGCCCTTCTTTGGTTTTGAAGGGTAAGTTATTGTTTTATTCAGGAAAGCATAAAAAAGCAGAAGCTATTTTTGAAGAGGCGGAATCTTTTCTTTCCAACACCCAAAATCGTTGGGAATACGCTACTGCGTTGTATGAAATTGGTGAACTTTTAGGCGACACGGAACGTATTTCTACATCTAAAAAAATTCTACACGAATTAGGGGCGAAAGCGGATCTGAAGCGATTGGATGAGATTTCAGTTGTAAAAAAAGCGGCACGGGTATCTTAGAATTATGTTTTCTGTTTATTTAGTAAAATTTAAAATTATAATATTAAAAAAACAGTTTTGTTCCTAGCCTTACTGATCTCTATAAAATTGAGTACCGTTAATTCTATCATAAAACGCTGATTCTATGTAAAATATTAGGTACTTTATTATATAGTTATGAGTAATATTGTTCTCGTATTAAGATGACGGTCAAATCGTTGGCGTTTAGAAATTTATTGAAGATGAATCCGAGCATTTTTGAGTTCTTCAATTTACAAAATGTTCTTCAAAATTGCAAAAGTAATTCAATTTAGGATTTATTTATAATAGAGTTTTTGAAAAATTAATTCTTGATCTGTTTGTATTGGATTAAAATGGACAATTGAAGCAATTTTACGAATCTTCATTATGGAATTTTTCAACAACTCTAATGTGTGATAATCTTCCCTGGAAGTTCCTTGTAAAAGTGTCTCTTACGCCAAACTTATGTTAGGTGAATAGGTTTTAGTACAAATCTACAGTATGCAATAAATGCACATATTGCGGCCACGACAAGCCAATAAATCATAGGACCGTAATTCGTGTCACCGGAATTAATGTGTAAGACAGAAAAGAATAACATTTCTATGGTTATAAAAATTGCCGCAACAGGAGCAAGAATGGCCAGAGATTTTTTAAATGCCGGGAGGATTAGGCTCAGGCTACAAAAAATTTCAATGATGCTCATTATTAACCAAATTGAATGTGGAATTGCCTTTAAGGAGGATACAGTTTGTTCGGAATTGGAAAATTTCCACACCGCACCTATTACGGTATGCAGTGCCAAAAGGATTTGAAGAACCCATAAGAAAATATTCATGTTTCCTCCTTAAATATCGTAACTAGGATAATGATTCATAGAAATAAAAAGCCTATTTTGAGAGTAAATAAAATTTAGAATTTTATAATATTCTACTTCTATTTATTCTTTTTTTGTAGAATCAATTCGGAACCTATCCATGCTTGTCCTATTGCAAATAAACCTAAAATTATCAGAGAAATAATTGGCCCTTTATAGAGAAAAATCTTATTCGTAATTATGGCGCTCGGAATCCCGACAAAAATTGCAATTAGGAAAATGGCCACTGGAATTTTAGAAATTACATTCTGCAATTTCAAACCTATACTTAAAATTAGACTTCCAATAAAAAAAGGTAATAGAAGAGGAATGAGTATGATTACTCCTTTTGTCTGCATAAAATTCATTATGATAATTACGTTTTCTTGGATGAGTACTGAATCGTCTGTCATGTAATAGGCCAGTAAATGAAAGAAAGCGTCAGAACACATTCCTAACACTCCGATTCCAAATAAAACGAATCCAGATAACGTCGTTTTTTTCTGCGGAGTAATAAGATCAGCTAATGAGAATAATACGATCATATAAGAAACGGAAGATACAATCTGTGTGATTGCAGAATACCAAACGAAATTTCTAGATACTTTTACAATTTCGAGAATATGACGCGTGTCCGTTGTGCCTGGATCAGGCATCAAAAACCAACTGATCCAAAAAGTAATTGCCGCGAAGATGAGTAGAATACCTGTCCAAAACGTTTGTTTTTTCATTTGAATGTACCTTTTAGTTTAGAGATTAAAAAAATAATATTAAATTTGCGTGTTCTATTTAAAACGAGATCAAATTAATCGTTTCTTTCTTATAGTCAGTTCTTATTTAAAACAATTATAGGAGACTTCGTTTATAAATTCGAAACCGTAGGATCAAGGAAGGTAATAAAAAAATCAATTCCTTTTTATAAACGTTAGAAAAAGGAAGTAAAAATATTCTACTTCCTTTTCGTAAAATCTAACGATAAATTAGATCCTTGCTCCAATCTCTTTCAGGCAAGGTATTTAATTTAACGATAAAGTATGAATTTGGTTGGGCATTTGTGTACCAAAGATAGATATAATCTTTCCAACTTCCAGTTTCCCAAACCGCAAGAAAATAATAGTATTTCCAGAATGTATCGAAGTCTTTGAATACGACCAGACTTTCATCTTCTAAACATCCTTGACGTATTATTATCATTTCGAGTAGTTTGGAGCCGTCGTCGAACTTAGGGTAATAGGCATAGTTACCGGCTCCTCCTCGAAGCCACCAAGTCCAAAAATAATTTAAATATTGAGAAGATTCAACTCTTACGCGTCCACCTAACATGCAGAAGGTGTCCGAATCAGGATCGTATTCTTGCAATAAGTTAAATTTCGTAAATTCTGTTCCTTTTTCTTCTGCAGTACCATCTGCTTTTAACCATCCGTCTGGTCTATTATGATCCACTTCTACGGCTTTTCCGGTATATTTAGCTATTAAGGAAACTTGGTCGTATTTTCTTCTATGTCCAGACTTTGTAGGAGTGGAAGAGTCGGCATAAATAAAACCATAAACTGGGAAATGATCCGAAAACTCATAACTTGTATATCCATTTTCTCTTTTCCAAGTAGTCGGTGAAATCGGATCATACGCTAAATTCTGCCAAACCGGAAGTTGAAAATGATTTTTGGAAACAAATATATATTCCCCGTAATTTGATGTTCGATTCCAGGAATAGTAGACGTTATTGTAAGCGGCGATCTTGTTTTTTTGAGTGTCCCATGTGAAATGAATTCCCGCATAATTTGGTTCGTTTACTTCTAGTATCTTAAGCATATTCTTATATTCAAATTGATTACTTTTGTTTACGTTTAAACTTCCTGCTATCAATACAATTTCTTTATTGGATATGCGTTTCGAATCGATAAATTTTTTAATTTCAATAAGCTGATCTGTCCTTGCGTTTACTCCTAAATCAGAACATGCTGAATCTTCTGATTGAGTATCGGTTCCTATAATATGAATTATCTGATTTTCTTTTTTAATTTTTACGTAAGCAAAACCTTTATTGTAGAGTGTGTCATTACCACATCCATGATTTTTGAAGATATACTGTATCTTTTCTTGAATAGGCCATTTACTTAAAATGACAATTCCTCCGTTGTTGATCTGTTGTCTAAAATCTCCAAGGGTTTGATCCCAACCGTACTTAGTTTTTCCGATTACTTCAGTTTGGTCAGGA
Above is a window of Leptospira kirschneri serovar Cynopteri str. 3522 CT DNA encoding:
- a CDS encoding DoxX family protein — protein: MNIFLWVLQILLALHTVIGAVWKFSNSEQTVSSLKAIPHSIWLIMSIIEIFCSLSLILPAFKKSLAILAPVAAIFITIEMLFFSVLHINSGDTNYGPMIYWLVVAAICAFIAYCRFVLKPIHLT
- the sph gene encoding sphingomyelin phosphodiesterase yields the protein MKIKQCFLLNKYKKPDKFKYRNFLISLLLCLFPLNCTFNNTLVYKNLFMYFPFSSKNLIFELEEINSTRRIVLPKLETDLNVLSYNLFLYSREDIYFGFWKEKERAEFLGKSKFIKNQDIIVLGRAFDTNARNTLLNNLNLEYPDQTEVIGKTKYGWDQTLGDFRQQINNGGIVILSKWPIQEKIQYIFKNHGCGNDTLYNKGFAYVKIKKENQIIHIIGTDTQSEDSACSDLGVNARTDQLIEIKKFIDSKRISNKEIVLIAGSLNVNKSNQFEYKNMLKILEVNEPNYAGIHFTWDTQKNKIAAYNNVYYSWNRTSNYGEYIFVSKNHFQLPVWQNLAYDPISPTTWKRENGYTSYEFSDHFPVYGFIYADSSTPTKSGHRRKYDQVSLIAKYTGKAVEVDHNRPDGWLKADGTAEEKGTEFTKFNLLQEYDPDSDTFCMLGGRVRVESSQYLNYFWTWWLRGGAGNYAYYPKFDDGSKLLEMIIIRQGCLEDESLVVFKDFDTFWKYYYFLAVWETGSWKDYIYLWYTNAQPNSYFIVKLNTLPERDWSKDLIYR